In Arachis stenosperma cultivar V10309 chromosome 1, arast.V10309.gnm1.PFL2, whole genome shotgun sequence, one DNA window encodes the following:
- the LOC130982453 gene encoding uncharacterized protein LOC130982453, protein MIINGASNPIICHCFPTFLDSLALDWFSSLPVDSISRFQELTKQFEEQFATSSIYLHDSDYLFTIKHRQHKSLNDYITRFTKVAMSILNLHPEVHLHAIKSGLRLGKLQETIIVAKPKTLAEFCEKAKGQMKIKELLQVQKSEKNQNSKDDDEAQDNKKPLQLTPHYNS, encoded by the coding sequence ATGATCATAAATGGTGCTTCTAATCCTATTATATGTCATTGTTTTCCTACCTTTTTAGATAGTCTTGCACTTGAttggttttcatctttgccTGTAGATTCAATTTCACGCTTTCAGGAGCTCACCAAGCAATTCGAAGAACAGTTTGCTACCTCTTCCATCTATTTACATGATTCTGACTATCTATTCACCATCAAACATAGGCAGCACAAGAGTTTAAATGACTATATCACCCGCTTCACCAAAGTGGCAATGAGCATTCTAAACCTCCACCCCGAGGTGCACCTGCATGCTATAAAGAGTGGACTCCGCTTAGGAAAATTGCAGGAAACCATAATAGTGGCAAAACCCAAAACCTTGGCCGAGTTCTGTGAAAAGGCTAAAGGTCAAATGAAAATCAAAGAGCTACTGCAAGTTCAGAAGTCCGAGAAGAATCAAAATAGCAAAGATGATGATGAAGCTCAAGACAACAAGAAACCCCTCCAGCTGACACCACACTATAATTCTTAA